Genomic window (Tripterygium wilfordii isolate XIE 37 chromosome 11, ASM1340144v1, whole genome shotgun sequence):
AGTTTATTCATTGAAATTTATTTAGTATGTTTAGGCAAGAAATTAAGAGCCCTTACTTGCTTATGGCTGATAATTAATTTTGTCTTAACCTAACCATTAAAGTTGTAGGTCTCAATTGGATTATCAAATAATTTAGGAAGTTTATGTCCATTTGGCATTAAACTAAAGCAAAGTATTCAGAGAATAAGTAATTTTCCTATTTGATTATATACAGGGGGGCATATAAGCTCAAGGAATAATTAAATTACTAGAACTTTTTTACTGTTAAGTGAAATCTTTTTCAAACTGGTGTCATATTGATATCAATTCATGTTCTGGTTAGCACTTTGCATGAAAACAATTGTTAGAAGAGATGGATTGTATATATTACATCCTCATTGAAGGACTAAATTTCCAATCGAGTGGTGGATAGAAATTAGAATTTAGTGGCTGATGATTTTGTAACATATCTTCAActtctccttttgttttattatagtCAGATAGTTACTTCATATATTTAACAATATGCCTTTTTAAGTGAATCTGAATGCATATTAAATTCCCATCACATATTTATGTTGGCATGTCAAATTGTACCTTAAAATCATATTGTTTTCTACATAGCTTGACTAAACTCTTTTATATGAGATAACAATTTAACTGAAGTTATCATTGTTTTATTTGCACTGAGAACCtaccaaaaagtgaaaacctaCAAGCAAGTGGTTTTTGATTGCATTTTGGGCTTGAAGACTTTACTGATAGATGGTAGATATACCTTATACAATCCAAAAGGCATGACTAagtgaaacatggaaaactatCCTGATATGCAAGGTGGTTAGATGAGAATTGTGAAGGTTTAGAGGCACAGTGTGTGGTGatgtgataaaaaaaattttctttccccttttttaaaacttttacCAGTGATTGATCAGAACTGAAAACCCTGCAGTTGATGATCGATTGGTTTGATATCTTAGATACCAATCTGAACAGATTCGGGAGAATGTTAATtgcaaacaaaataaagaaagttcCTTGAAAGCCTTGCAGTATTTAGGAGTTCTTCTGTGCTAGTCCTTACCATTTTTGGTCCCTTCAGTTACTTGAACTCTGTTAGCTTTGAATGGAATTGTTGCGATCATCGACTATATTTGAAAGCTCCTCATGGTCCAAGAAGATATTTTATGTATGATGGCGTAGTTCACTATCTGCTTATCAAATTCGATTGACTTAAAACTATCATTTTTTGACAGTTGAAACTAATACAGAAACTACATCATATGTAGTGACAATTGGATGGTTGTGTAACTAATGATATCTTAGGCTTTTTACGAGAAAAGAAAGCTTTCTTCATATGATTATTCTTCCTTATCTAACTTTAACTCGAAAACTGATTCTATAACATGGTGCTGAGACTTTTATGATTCTGACTTATTCTATATTGATAAACAGTGTCTTAAGGAGTTGGACAGTCTTAGATCACAGCTTGCAGTCACTCAAACGACTGCAGATGCAAGTGCTGTATCAGCTCAATCTGCTCAGGTTCAGTGTTTAGCTCTGTCGAAGGAATTAGATGAGAAGAACAATTCAATAAAAGAGCACGAAGATCGTGTAATTAGGCTAGGAGAGCAATTAGATCTCTTGCAGAAGAATCTTCAAGAAAGGGAATCTTCTCAAAGGCAACTGAAAGATGAAGTTCTAAGAATTGAGCAGGACATTGTGCAAGCTCTTTCCAAGGCTAGCGCAAGCAAGGATTGTGAGATGAGAAAGTTGTTGGACGAGGTATCACCAAAAAATGTTGAGAAAATCAATAGACTTTTGGTTACAAAGGATGAAGAAATTGCCAAACTGAAGGATGAGATTGGGGTTATGTCTGCGCACTGGAAGCTTAAGACTAAGGAACTGGAGTCACAGGTATATTCTTCTCTCCATTTTCTTCTATTACCTTCATTTGTTGTAATTAAGATCATTTGAGTTATTCATATTTCTTTATCTCCTATTCATGAGTTTCTTCCCGTTCTATGGGCAGCTAGAGAAACAGCGGAGAACTGATCAGGAACTGAAAAAGAAGGTTCTAAAGTTAGAATTCTGTCTACAGGAAGCCCGTGCTCAAACTCGGAAGCTTCAAAGAGTAATGCTTTTGTCCccattttttatatttagatTTTAGACCACAATGCTGTCAATGATATCTGCAATAAGATTTTGCGTGCAAGATTTGCCTCTGGACAAATTGTAGCTTCTTATTCTTAAGTACAAAGTATACTTGTGGCTGCATACGATTACATATATTGAAGCTATGTAGGTTATGGTTAACTGAATTGTCTGAGATCATACTGTATGCCTAGGTCCCTTATGTGTTCTCTAATCGGAGCACAAGCTGTCAATTTAGAATTCTAGAAAGTCCCTGGTGCTACTTTCggtcttttgtttcattttcattcCCAGTCCAAGCCatccaaataattaaatttCCAAGACTGTATTTTCGTCAATCTACCCCATTTTTTCATGTAGGTTTATTTACGTGTTTAACAACTGAATTACTTGATGTGGCAGATGGGAGAACGGAGGGACAAAGCTCTTAAAGAACTTAGAGATCAGTTAGCAGCAAAACAACAGGATCCTGCTGCCAACCCTGAAAAGCATAATTTCTGGGAAACCTCTGGATTCAAGGTAGTGGTATCCATGTCAATGTTGACCTTAGTGGTGTTGTCAAAGCGATGAAGTCTATTGGTTCTCCAGTCACTTTTGTGAATAAATACTCGGGTGCTTTACCGTGTAGGAGTTTAGAAAAACTACAGCCATTTTGGTTGTTTAATAGCGCTTTGTAGATTTTCCCCGTATGTAGTATCAACTAAGAAAAGAATGCATAAAGTCAGTTGAGAGAACATTTTTGTTGTTATCgtaattagttaattacaaCAGAGCTGCCACTCATTTGCCTGGCATCTATGGCAAATTGACAGCAAATAGGCATCGATCTAAAGGCAAAAGTCATTATCTGGTAGATCAGAACTTGTTTGTTGAAGTAGCATTAACAGCAGCATGAGACAGTAAACTAGTTTTTGTTTGCAGATGTTTTGCAGTTTGTGTAGTGATCTTAAGGTTGTTGCGTGGTCCCTTCTTGGATCCATGGCACAAAGCTCATTGGGTATTATATACTGATCATTTCCTGTTTTTAAGTTGTAGTTTCTATGGCAAGTATATAGCAATAATCACTATTGCTGTAGAGGGTATAATCTTTTCTGTTTGTCGGTTCCTGATCGATTGCAGTCATTATGAAAGTAAGTCTAAATGTTTTAGTAAATTTCCACATC
Coding sequences:
- the LOC120009851 gene encoding nuclear envelope-associated protein 2-like; protein product: MSVSQQARDVDPLLKDLNEKKQSFRRNVVSLAAELKEVRSRLSSQEQSYAKETITRQEAETKAKQMEEEIRRLEKSLEQRNGQLQVSACTAEKCLKELDSLRSQLAVTQTTADASAVSAQSAQVQCLALSKELDEKNNSIKEHEDRVIRLGEQLDLLQKNLQERESSQRQLKDEVLRIEQDIVQALSKASASKDCEMRKLLDEVSPKNVEKINRLLVTKDEEIAKLKDEIGVMSAHWKLKTKELESQLEKQRRTDQELKKKVLKLEFCLQEARAQTRKLQRMGERRDKALKELRDQLAAKQQDPAANPEKHNFWETSGFKVVVSMSMLTLVVLSKR